One segment of Theobroma cacao cultivar B97-61/B2 chromosome 9, Criollo_cocoa_genome_V2, whole genome shotgun sequence DNA contains the following:
- the LOC18589983 gene encoding uncharacterized protein LOC18589983, which yields MKRISPLFLALLVLGFLFATYNLLIMIIHYKTSSSENWDSSDPIIGMHENLKEGGDSNSKYHVALTATDAPYSQWQCRIMYYWYKKVKDMPRSDMGKFTRILHSGKPDSLMEEIPTVIVDPLPEGLDRGYVVLNRPWAFVQWLEKATIDEEYILMAEPDHVFVNPLPNLAHGDHPAGFPFFYIKPAKHEHIIRKYYPKEKGPVTDIDPIGNSPVIIRKSALEEISPTWMNVSLRMKDDPATDKAFGWVLEMYAYAVASALHGVRHILRKDFMLQPPWDLEVGKKFIIHYTYGCDYNLKGELTYGKIGEWRFDKRSYLSGPPPRNLSLPPPGVPESVVRLVKMVNEGTANIPNWDTLNRG from the exons ATGAAGCGCATTTCGCCACTCTTCTTGGCACTTTTAGTCCTAGGATTTCTCTTTGCAACATATAATTTGTTGATTATGATAATACACTACAAGACCTCAAGTTCAGAAAATTGGGATTCATCCGATCCTATTATTGGAATGCATGAGAACTTAAAAGAAGGTGGGGATTCTAACTCAAAGTACCATGTTGCTCTCACAGCAACTGATGCTCCCTATAGCCAATGGCAGTGTCGCATTATGTATTATTGGTACAAGAAGGTAAAAGATATGCCCAGATCAGATATGGGAAAGTTTACTCGAATTTTGCATTCAGGGAAGCCTGATAGTTTGATGGAGGAGATTCCAACTGTTATTGTTGATCCTCTTCCGGAGGGTTTAGATCGG GGTTATGTTGTCTTAAATAGACCATGGGCTTTTGTGCAATGGTTGGAAAAAGCAACAATTGATGAAGA ATATATTCTAATGGCAGAACCTGATCATGTATTTGTAAATCCTTTGCCTAACTTAGCTCATGGAGACCATCCAGCAGGGTTCCCTTTTTTCTACATTAAGCCAGCTAAACATGAGCATATTATTAGGAAGTATTATCCCAAGGAGAAGGGTCCTGTGACAGATATTGATCCAATTGGAAATTCTCCTGTGATTATTAGAAAG TCTGCACTGGAGGAAATCTCACCTACATGGATGAATGTTTCTTTAAGAATGAAAGATGACCCTGCAACTGATAAGGCATTTGGATGGGTGCTAGAAAT GTATGCATATGCTGTGGCATCAGCACTGCATGGTGTGCGGCACATACTTCGTAAAGACTTCATGCTCCAG CCACCATGGGATTTGGAAGTAGGGAAGAAGTTTATAATCCATTATACTTATGGATGTGACTACAATTTAAAG GGAGAATTAACATATGGAAAGATTGGAGAATGGCGTTTTGACAAGAGATCATATCTTAGTGGGCCTCCACCAAGAAACCTCTCTCTGCCCCCTCCAGGTGTACCTGAAAGTGTG GTGAGGCTTGTAAAGATGGTGAATGAGGGTACTGCCAATATTCCCAATTGGGACACTTTAAATCGTGGCTGA